One genomic window of Cannabis sativa cultivar Pink pepper isolate KNU-18-1 chromosome 2, ASM2916894v1, whole genome shotgun sequence includes the following:
- the LOC115719006 gene encoding TATA box-binding protein-associated factor RNA polymerase I subunit B, whose amino-acid sequence MANPMALTCQTCGNVGMADDADGFFYCLRCGSQAEDIIDTGVGDEDYVDKGPGGGGGGGAVYVASHRRQRQHVSTISQSQSQFNASMHSQFWTSLTLEDKEETPIQVKINSQEVDHNYSWDLFSDNIGPTGPEDFGSVGELIPSFEDYYNEIRIRYIMGLQLMIEFQCEALVREFKVSPLICGLAGTIWLRFVAATRVFDDGWVDEAINESENQNQGELPNDEPRSKYNSEPQNMYGQRAVTIWIRSLKRKIPLSCTLAISFLVCHLAREAVLTTDIVKWSLEGKLPYFAAFVEIEKLIGPPTKACPISSSSMFRPLESVTAQKMEPLSASIAKSIGLCLPPVNFYAIASRYLQKLSLPSDKILPHACRIYEWSMPPNLWLSASELRLPTRVCVMSILIVAIRILYNINGFGIWERSLSKHNVSSTSNGVEEDSDSPSLKDFKDKDSGFPRFVDDPYKIPVINTLHLQESEMDAAELLSNLEALYHGIHENYEYSKDLPTYLQHCKDVVFAGLEPSFENHEEQKLIEELWGFYQNKTDSKTTEVDCDNYSRADKQKRLRKDEERSRTFPHREKKFKENEGVSNSSDSETRSENHDRSKSTTQNDQNPKDETTSTTSTLKEESIKEMKQNMEENRFYYMPPRKQLKKFGYLHYARKRDEGSLTYSVHADYYILLRACAKVVQIETRYMHFGVLSFEKRLVWTEHKINHCLHMTPPNLSCEFCTNSISGDGLEESLGLSNLNI is encoded by the exons ATGGCAAACCCCATGGCCTTGACATGTCAAACTTGCGGCAATGTTGGGATGGCTGATGATGCAGATGGCTTCTTCTACTGTCTTCGGTGTGGTTCTCAGGCAGAGGACATCATTGACACCGGTGTTGGTGATGAGGACTATGTCGATAAGGGCcctggtggtggtggtggtggtggtgctgTCTATGTTGCTAGTCACCGCCGCCAACGCCAACACGTCTCCACTATATCTCAATCACAGTCCCAATTCAACGCCTCAATGCACTCTCAATTTTGGACTTCTTTAACTTTAGAAGACAAAGAAGAGACTCCCATTCAAGTCAAGATCAATAGTCAGGAAGTGGATCACAATTATAGTTGGGATCTTTTTAGTGACAACATTGGACCCACTGGCCCAGAGGATTTTGGGTCTGTCGGGGAGCTCATTCCGAGCTTCGAGGACTACTATAATGAGATAAGGATTCGATACATTATGGGTTTGCAGTTGATGATTGAGTTTCAGTGTGAGGCTTTGGTTAGGGAGTTTAAAGTGAGCCCTTTGATTTGTGGGTTGGCTGGGACCATTTGGTTGCGGTTCGTGGCTGCCACTCGAGTGTTTGATGATGGTTGGGTTGATGAAGCCATTAACGAGTCTGAGAATCAGAATCAAG GAGAGCTGCCTAATGATGAGCCGCGGTCTAAATATAATTCAGAACCCCAAAATATGTATGGTCAGCGTGCTGTAACGATATGGATCAGATCATTGAAAAGGAAGATACCGTTGTCTTGTACTTTAGCCATTTCTTTTCTAGTTTGTCATCTCGCCAGGGAAGCAGTCTTGACAACCGATATAGTAAAGTGGTCATTAGAAGGGAAACTTCCCTACTTTGCCGCTTTTGTTGAAATCGAAAAACTCATTGGACCACCAACAAAAGCTTGCCCAATAAGTTCAAGTTCCATGTTCAGGCCTCTTGAATCTGTAACAGCACAGAAGATGGAACCACTTTCAGCTTCCATTGCTAAATCCATAGGCTTATGTTTACCTCCTGTGAATTTCTACGCCATCGCTTCACGCTATCTTCAAAAGCTATCACTTCCTTCGGATAAGATTCTTCCTCACGCTTGTCGTATATACGAGTGGTCAATGCCTCCAAATTTATGGTTATCAGCTAGTGAACTAAGGCTTCCTACTCGTGTTTGTGTGATGTCGATACTGATTGTTGCAATAAGaattctttataatattaaCGGCTTCGGAATATGGGAGAGAAGTTTGTCTAAACACAATGTTTCTTCCACATCTAATGGGGTAGAAGAAGATTCTGATTCTCCTAGTTTGAAAGATTTCAAAGACAAGGATTCTGGTTTTCCTCGTTTCGTTGATGATCCTTATAAGATCCCTGTTATAAACACATTACATCTTCAGGAATCTGAGATGGATGCTGCCGAGCTTCTGAGCAATCTTGAAGCATTGTATCATGGAATACATGAAAACTATG AGTATTCTAAAGACTTGCCAACATATCTCCAGCACTGTAAAGATGTAGTTTTTGCGGGGTTAGAACCGTCATTTGAGAATCACGAGGAGCAAAAACTGATAGAAGAGTTATGGGGTTTTTATCAGAACAAAACG GATTCGAAAACAACTGAAGTAGACTGTGATAATTATAGTAGAGCCGATAAGCAAAAAAGATTACGAAAAGATGAAGAGCGTAGTAGAACATTCCCACATAGAGAGAAGAAGTTCAAGGAAAACGAGGGTGTTAGTAATTCATCCGACAGTGAAACTCGAAGTGAAAACCATGACCGGTCCAAGAGTACAACACAAAATGACCAAAACCCGAAAGATGAAACAACTTCAACTACTTCTACTCTTAAAGAAGAATCCATTAAAGAAATGAAACAGAACATGGAGGAAAACAGGTTCTATTACATGCCGCCGAGGAAACAATTGAAAAAATTTGGGTATCTACATTACGCGAGAAAGAGGGACGAAGGCTCGTTGACTTATTCTGTTCATGCAGATTACTACATCTTGCTTCGTGCTTGTGCTAAAGTTGTCCAAATTGAAACTCGGTATATGCATTTCGGGGTGTTGAGTTTCGAGAAACGACTGGTTTGGACTGAGCACAAAATCAACCACTGTTTGCATATGACTCCTCCAAATCTCTCTTGTGAATTTTGTACTAATTCCATAAGTGGAGATGGCTTAGAAGAGTCTCTTGGACTTTCAAATTTGaatatttag
- the LOC115719087 gene encoding uncharacterized protein LOC115719087 has protein sequence MTVKDTVKLGLRKGIGSGLTVQITTDPWLPILDRASPVPTVPGLENFTVSSLFQIHSRSWDAEIVNDIFTPDDAATILGIQIKQSVDGDYWYWFAEKNGLYSVRSAYQLMQDQKLPPASSEGHLF, from the exons ATGACGGTAAAG GACACAGTTAAGCTTGGTTTAAGGAAAGGCATAGGGTCTGGTTTGACTGTGCAAATAACCACAGATCCTTGGCTGCCTATACTTGACAGAGCTTCTCCTGTTCCCACTGTCCCGGGACTTGAGAACTTTACGGTTAGCAGCTTGTTTCAAATTCATAGCCGCTCCTGGGATGCTGAAATAGTTAACGACATCTTTACTCCTGATGATGCTGCAACTATCCTTGGAATTCAAATAAAACAGTCGGTTGATGGTGATTACTGGTACTGGTTTGCGGAGAAAAATGGTCTATATTCTGTCCGTAGTGCCTATCAACTAATGCAAGATCAAAAGCTTCCTCCAGCTTCTTCAGAAGGCCATCTGTTTTAG
- the LOC115719088 gene encoding uncharacterized protein LOC115719088, with protein MWLLKVPHKTKDLVWRAASNCLATKVNLCIKKVLTDNKCPMCGVFAETELHLLVSCQFAWVCWEFSGFNAADRNSNSLLSWLSFNATQMDNEKLCRVVMLCWVIWSARNDLLWKGQVRSVKDVVDFAQSSLDQFMKAQGKGNLPSLSPLKPGDGSEVWIKPAEGIKLNVDAAIFEHDLKHGFGCVIRNTKAR; from the coding sequence ATGTGGTTACTTAAGGTGCCTCATAAGACTAAAGATCTGGTGTGGAGAGCGGCTTCGAACTGTTTAGCAACCAAGGTAAATCTCTGTATTAAGAAGGTGTTGACTGATAATAAATGTCCTATGTGTGGTGTTTTTGCCGAAACTGAGTTGCATCTGCTAGTATCTTGTCAATTTGCTTGGGTCTGCTGGGAGTTTTCAGGTTTTAATGCAGCTGACAGAAACTCCAATTCCCTGCTGTCATGGCTTAGTTTCAATGCTACTCAGATGGATAATGAGAAGCTTTGCCGAGTTGTTATGTTGTGTTGGGTAATATGGTCGGCCAGAAACGATCTGCTCTGGAAGGGACAGGTTCGAAGTGTGAAAGATGTGGTCGACTTTGCTCAATCTAGCCTTGATCAGTTTATGAAAGCCCAAGGTAAAGGTAACCTACCTTCTCTGTCGCCTCTTAAACCCGGTGATGGTTCAGAGGTTTGGATTAAACCGGCTGAAGGTATCAAGTTGAATGTCGATGCAGCGATTTTCGAACATGATCTCAAGCATGGCTTCGGGTGTGTGATCAGGAATACAAAGGCGAGATGA